In Drosophila bipectinata strain 14024-0381.07 chromosome 2R, DbipHiC1v2, whole genome shotgun sequence, one genomic interval encodes:
- the fat-spondin gene encoding spondin-1: MGQSLPLLIRLVVVVWLTINTVTACPRAPTHLPHGRRTRGDNGYKLIVADGPNGYVPGKTYNLLLLGSRTHSKIQHFTHFTIAAEAHTGARRPQAASPRRVGRFQLFSDSLTQFNDRCVNTVSEADDLPKTEIQVMWVAPEAGSGCVSLSAMVYEGPRAWFADDGHLSTVICERKPDAAAAQKECCACDEAKYSFVFEGIWSNETHPKDYPFAIWLTHFSDVIGASHESNFSFWGENHIATAGFRSLAEWGSPSALETELRAIGPKLRTLIKAAGLWYPHVNQNTSSKFRVDRKHPKVSLVSMFGPSPDWVVGISGVDLCTEDCSWKESMDFDLYPWDAGTDSGISYMSPNSETQPPERMYRITTMYPEDPRAPFYNPKSREMTPLAKLYVRREKIVSRNCDDEFLQALQVETSDDAEEQDTRAECRVSEFSAWSPCSVTCGKGIRMRSRQYLYGQAAEQAKCSRQLISKEMCVAAIPECAGGSTSGRDRDEDEGENLANSQSLVGDNGEGAGLCKTSPWSVWSECSASCGIGITMRTRTFVNHLGRKRCPHITVVEKNKCMRPECTYEQVELPDPMCPTTQWSDWSPCTSTCGKGVTIRTRLLLLENGPEKENCTRRMELHQQKECNNPTDCHINAEQAKEICVQGPDTGPCRGNYMRYAYNPQTQSCDAFNYGGCRGNRNNFLTENDCLHTCNSIRGAKVSGNPRECVLSEWSGWSACSVSCGAGFSESRRHVISEAQNGGRPCSKKLVKHRPCTMPSC, translated from the exons ATGGGGCAATCGCTGCCACTGCTCATCCGCTTGGTTGTCGTCGTCTGGTTGACAATTAACACCGTCACAGCCTGTCCCCGGGCACCCACCCACTTGCCCCATGGTCGGCGCACACGCGGCGACAATGGATACAAACTAATTGTCGCCGATGGACCCAACGGATATGTGCCCGGCAAGACATATAATT TACTTCTTCTAGGATCTCGAACCCACTCGAAAATCCAGCACTTCACCCACTTCACCATCGCTGCTGAGGCCCACACAGGAGCTAGGCGTCCCCAGGCAGCAAGTCCGAGACGCGTAGGCCGATTCCAACTGTTCAGCGATTCCCTAACCCAGTTTAATGATCGCTGTGTGAACACGGTTTCCGAGGCCGATGATCTTCCCAAAACTGAGATTCAGGTGATGTGGGTCGCCCCTGAGGCGGGTTCTGGCTGCGTCTCCCTGTCGGCAATGGTCTATGAAGGCCCTAGAGCATGGTTTGCAGATGATGGCCATCTTTCCACGGTGATTTGCGAGAGGAAACCGGATGCGGCGGCTGCCCAAAAAGAGTGTTGCGCCTGCGATGAAGCCAAATACAGT ttcgTTTTCGAGGGCATTTGGTCGAATGAAACTCATCCCAAGGACTACCCCTTTGCTATCTGGCTGACCCATTTCTCGGATGTGATTGGAGCCTCTCACGAATCAAACTTTTCCTTCTGGGGTGAAAATCACATAGCCACCGCTGGATTCCGTTCCCTGGCCGAGTGGGGCTCTCCATCTGCCCTGGAAACGGAGCTGCGAGCCATTGGCCCTAAGCTCCGCACTCTGATCAAGGCCGCTGGCTTGTGGTATCCGCATGTTAATCAGAACACCTCTTCCAAGTTCCGCGTGGATCGTAAGCATCCAAAGGTGTCGCTGGTCTCTATGTTTGGTCCGTCTCCGGATTGGGTAGTGGGCATTAGTGGTGTGGATCTTTGTACTGAGGATTGTAGCTGGAAGGAATCAATGGACTTTGATCTCTATCCATGGGATGCAGGCACTGACAGTGGCATTTCCTATATG TCCCCCAATTCGGAGACTCAGCCTCCGGAGCGAATGTACCGTATCACTACAATGTATCCTGAGGATCCCCGAGCTCCTTTCTATAATCCAAAAAGTCGCGAAATGACTCCGTTGGCCAAGTTATATGTCCGCCGTGAGAAGATTGTTTCCCGTAACTGCGATGATGAGTTCCTTCAAGCCCTCCAGGTGGAAACGTCCGATGACGCCGAAGAGCAGGACACTAGAG CTGAATGCCGTGTGAGTGAGTTCTCGGCCTGGAGTCCCTGCTCGGTGACCTGCGGTAAGGGTATCCGGATGCGCAGTCGCCAGTATTTGTATGGCCAGGCGGCGGAGCAGGCCAAGTGCAGTCGCCAACTAATCAGCAAGGAAATGTGCGTGGCGGCGATACCCGAGTGCGCCGGTGGTTCCACCTCCGGCCGAGATCGAGACGAGGACGAGGGCGAAAATCTGGCCAACTCACAGTCCTTGGTGGGAGACAATGGCGAAGGAGCCGGTCTTTGTAAGACTTCGCCCTGGAGCGTGTGGTCGGAGTGCTCCGCCAGCTGTGGCATCGGAATCACCATGCGTACGCGAACCTTCGTCAACCATCTTGGTCGCAAGCGCTGCCCCCACATCACGGTGGTGGAGAAAAACAAGTGCATGCGGCCAGAGTGCACGTACGAGCAGGTGGAGTTGCCCGATCCAATGTGCCCAACCACCCAGTGGAGCGATTGGAGCCCGTGCACCTCCACTTGCGGCAAGGGCGTGACCATCCGCACCCGCTTGTTGCTGCTGGAAAATGGCCCCGAGAAGGAGAACTGCACACGTCGCATGGAACTGCACCAGCAGAAGGAGTGCAATAATCCCACCGACTGCCACATTAATGCCGAACAGGCCAAGGAGATATGTGTCCAGGGTCCGGATACGGGTCCATGCCGTGGAAACTACATGCGCTACGCCTACAATCCTCAGACCCAGAGCTGTGACGCCTTCAACTATGGAGGATGTCGGGGCAACAGGAATAACTTCCTTACCGAGAACGATTGCCTGCACACCTGCAACTCCATCAGAGGAGCTAAGGTCTCTGGAAACCCCAGGGAGTGTGTCCTGTCCGAGTGGTCTGGCTGGTCCGCCTGCAGTGTCTCCTGTGGCGCTGGCTTCTCCGAGAGCCGACGTCATGTCATCAGCGAGGCCCAGAACGGAGGTCGTCCTTGTTCCAAAAAGCTGGTCAAGCATCGTCCCTGCACAATGCCATCCTGCTAG
- the tef gene encoding protein teflon: MTSFLDLLEGNDVNFEKCGDVVISPKNNMVALFCHFCRDMFTGLPKFVRHLQLAHGDVLPFNQEQNVYSVEELMSSSGLEEDRQSPGIDTSSGDSGMHGESDEPNTEEVPPNPPKRKKEHDSKNVVAEVEAMLFSSDSHKEAQEQDEQLVIKNDRCQVAKRGPLRVCNLKSHTIARQSRKRLTHIKKHILKTLKENVLEPAKEPGIFNVTTTTTKLEAQTESIESTVRVQKSSLGSTSTLLVENQFKRSISSQQVQKRLKSSSKSIIRNVEVLSPINVNSPMTVESLLSESLKSEKNSKKIKAERLSLENNFPKPIEPFRNREQLSNTKIQCYTPKKPQIKAAIQSQASNPVLQDKPITDLKDKNKESSDLVLLISIGLPIIYNLKYEDRLMQEDVDELHKKAAKFCEIYKKHDSVWNTRKIKGPLDTILANFVKDLNREMGCTLKVNELKRLLNQISSWFTGQVDMKFFHKIEPSSSVNHYLNLFSFVPRYNRFLYFCDNCDEHFTTEARFRKHLLKH, from the exons atgacttcgtttctaGACTTGCTGGAGGGAAATGACGTGAACTTCGAAAAGTGTGGCGATGTTGTGATATCGCCGAAGAATAACATGGTGGCCTTGTTTTGCCACTTTTGCCGCGACATGTTCACTGGTCTGCCGAAATTTGTAAGACACCTCCAGCTAGCACATGGAGACGTCCTGCCCTTCAATCAGGAACAAAATGTGTATAGCGTGGAGGAGCTGATGTCGTCCAGTGGCTTAGAAGAAGACCGCCAGTCTCCGGGAATCGATACCAGCAGTGGTGATTCCGGGATGCATGGAGAGTCGGATGAACCGAATACAGAAGAAGTCCCGCCGAACCCAC CTAAACGAAAGAAGGAACACGATTCGAAAAACGTGGTGGCAGAAGTGGAAGCTATGCTGTTTTCCAGCGATTCCCACAAAGAAGCTCAGGAACAAGATGAACAGCTTGTAATCAAGAATGACCGCTGCCAGGTTGCCAAGAGAGGGCCCCTGCGAGTCTGCAATCTTAAAAGTCACACCATTGCCCGTCAGTCCAGGAAGCGGCTGACCCACATCAAGAAGCATATTCTTAAAACCCTAAAAGAAAATGTGCTGGAGCCTGCTAAAGAACCAGGGATTTTTAATGTTACCACTACCACCACCAAGTTAGAGGCTCAGACTGAGTCCATAGAGTCTACTGTAAGAGTTCAAAAGTCTTCTTTAGGCAGCACTTCTACTTTGTTGGTAGAAAATCAATTTAAGAGATCGATTTCTTCCCAGCAAGTACAAAAGCGTTTAAAATCATCTTCTAAGTCAATAATTAGAAACGTGGAAGTCCTTTCTCCAATCAATGTTAATTCCCCGATGACTGTAGAGTCTTTGCTTTCAGAGAGCTTAAAAAGCGAAAagaattctaaaaaaattaaagctgaAAGATTATCATTGGAAAATAACTTTCCCAAGCCAATCGAGCCTTTTCGAAATAGGGAACAATTATCAAACACGAAGATTCAATGCTATACTCCGAAAAAACCTCAAATAAAGGCAGCAATCCAATCCCAGGCAAGCAATCCTGTATTGCAGGATAAGCCTATAACTGATTTAAAGGATAAAAACAAAGAGAGCAGCGACTTGGTCCTACTTATCTCTATAGGG TTGCCAATCATCTACAACCTCAAATATGAGGATAGGCTGATGCAAGAAGATGTGGATGAACTGCACAAAAAGGCTGCCAAGTTCTGCGAGATTTACAAAAAGCACGACTCTGTTTGGAacacaagaaaaataaagggTCCACTCGAtacaatattggccaattttgTCAAGGATTTAAACAGAGAGATGGGCTGCACCCTGAAAGTCAACGAACTGAAGCGCTTACTCAATCAAATATCCTCATGGTTTACTGGTCAGGTGGACATGAAGTTTTTCCACAAGATAGAACCCTCCTCCAGCGTCAACCACTACTTGAATCTTTTCTCATTTGTTCCTCGTTATAATCGATTCCTGTACTTTTGTGATAACTGCGACGAGCATTTCACTACTGAAGCTCGTTTCAGGAAGCATTTACTGAAGCACTAA